Proteins encoded together in one Candidatus Krumholzibacteriota bacterium window:
- the trxB gene encoding thioredoxin-disulfide reductase has protein sequence MYDVTIIGSGPAGLTAAIYSTRADLKTLVIDGMAPGGQLMITTEVDNFPGFPEGIQGPELMAAMRKQAGRFGAEYKGGELSAVEGTASPFTLTIGKEKIETKTVIIATGSSARWLGLASEVKLRGKGVSACATCDGFFFTGKEIAVIGGGDTALEEATFLTRFASKVTIVHRRDELRGSKAMQKRAFDNDKIEFEWDSVVDDILDVGQDRVTGLALSNVKTGEKKVLPVEGVFLAIGHTPATKPFEGKVDLDGNGYVVVRKGTRTSVPGIFAAGDVSDPRYKQAISAAGMGCMAAIDALAFITEG, from the coding sequence ATGTACGACGTTACGATCATAGGATCGGGGCCCGCAGGACTTACAGCGGCGATCTATTCGACCCGAGCGGATCTTAAGACGCTGGTCATCGACGGGATGGCGCCGGGTGGACAGCTGATGATTACGACAGAAGTCGATAACTTTCCCGGATTCCCCGAGGGTATCCAGGGTCCCGAACTGATGGCGGCGATGAGGAAACAGGCCGGACGATTCGGGGCGGAATATAAAGGGGGCGAACTCTCGGCTGTAGAAGGCACTGCCTCACCCTTTACCCTCACTATCGGCAAGGAGAAGATCGAGACGAAGACAGTCATAATCGCAACCGGATCATCGGCGAGATGGCTCGGTCTGGCCAGCGAGGTCAAGCTTCGAGGAAAGGGAGTCTCTGCCTGCGCGACATGCGATGGATTTTTCTTTACCGGTAAAGAGATCGCGGTCATCGGCGGGGGAGATACCGCCCTTGAGGAAGCGACCTTCCTTACCAGGTTCGCCTCGAAGGTGACGATCGTCCATCGCCGCGACGAGCTCCGCGGATCGAAAGCGATGCAAAAACGGGCTTTTGATAATGACAAGATAGAATTCGAGTGGGATTCGGTGGTAGACGATATACTCGACGTCGGCCAGGACAGGGTGACCGGCCTTGCTCTCAGCAACGTGAAGACCGGCGAAAAGAAAGTGCTCCCGGTAGAGGGAGTCTTCCTCGCGATCGGCCATACCCCGGCGACGAAGCCTTTCGAGGGGAAGGTAGATCTCGATGGTAATGGTTATGTCGTTGTCCGTAAGGGAACCAGGACATCAGTACCCGGTATCTTCGCCGCTGGCGATGTCAGTGACCCGAGATACAAACAGGCGATATCGGCTGCCGGCATGGGATGCATGGCGGCGATCGATGCCCTGGCCTTTATAACCGAAGGATGA
- a CDS encoding deoxyribonuclease IV, whose product MNLGAHMSISGGVHLSLERGKSIGCNAVQLFVKSSNQWKAKPLSEEDIMLFRKNAEEYNTEYIMTHTSYLINIASPEKELLEKSRGALQIEIERSEALGIPWVVLHPGSHRGAGEEAGIKSIAESLNIIFDNTREFKSAVLLENTAGQGNTLGRSFEQLAAMMELVEDKNRIGICFDTCHALASGYDLSTKTKYDALFKSFDKILGLGNLRAFHLNDSVGPIGSHKDRHAGIGQGELGLEPFRFLVNDGRFSNIPMVLETPKGPDLKEDVENLAILRALRK is encoded by the coding sequence ATGAACCTCGGAGCGCATATGTCGATATCAGGGGGCGTCCACCTCTCCCTCGAGAGAGGGAAAAGCATAGGGTGCAACGCCGTTCAACTCTTCGTCAAAAGTTCCAACCAGTGGAAAGCTAAACCTCTCAGCGAAGAAGATATCATGCTTTTCAGGAAGAACGCCGAAGAATATAACACTGAATATATAATGACTCACACCAGCTACCTCATCAACATAGCATCGCCCGAAAAAGAACTCCTCGAAAAATCCCGGGGGGCGCTGCAGATAGAGATCGAAAGAAGCGAAGCGCTCGGCATACCATGGGTCGTCCTGCATCCGGGAAGCCACAGGGGAGCCGGTGAGGAAGCCGGCATAAAATCGATCGCTGAAAGCCTCAACATAATTTTCGATAACACTAGGGAATTTAAAAGCGCCGTTCTCCTCGAAAACACCGCGGGTCAGGGAAACACCCTCGGCCGCTCCTTCGAGCAGCTCGCCGCGATGATGGAACTGGTCGAAGACAAAAACCGTATCGGGATCTGCTTCGATACTTGCCACGCGTTAGCCTCCGGTTATGACCTTTCAACAAAGACAAAATACGACGCTCTCTTCAAATCGTTCGACAAGATCCTCGGCCTGGGAAACCTCAGAGCATTTCACCTCAACGATTCTGTCGGCCCGATCGGAAGCCACAAAGACAGGCATGCCGGGATCGGCCAGGGAGAACTGGGCCTCGAGCCGTTCAGGTTCCTTGTCAACGACGGAAGGTTCAGCAATATCCCGATGGTCCTTGAGACGCCGAAAGGACCCGACCTGAAGGAAGATGTCGAGAACCTCGCGATCCTGCGGGCTTTAAGAAAGTAA
- a CDS encoding DUF2007 domain-containing protein: protein MEPKQHDEEKLVELVSVQGEIEAKIIYGILEAEGIRTLIKSNMAGGALPFTADGMGNIKLFVTEDDLAKAGEIIREYRKTT from the coding sequence ATGGAGCCGAAACAGCATGATGAGGAAAAACTGGTGGAGCTTGTCTCAGTGCAGGGAGAGATCGAGGCTAAGATCATATACGGTATCCTTGAAGCGGAGGGAATAAGGACCCTTATCAAATCGAATATGGCAGGCGGCGCGCTTCCCTTTACCGCCGACGGAATGGGAAATATCAAGCTTTTTGTGACAGAGGACGACTTGGCGAAAGCCGGGGAGATCATAAGAGAATACAGGAAAACGACCTGA
- a CDS encoding glycosyltransferase: MTHTTLEKYAEIVGNDVIDQLHQLVTSLKDIKVVHINSTKSGGGVAEILNKLIPLKNELGIDARWEVIEGNDDFFKCTKNFHNALQGNNVEITRTLLEEYEKVNSDNADRLRDILTDADIVFIHDPQPAPLLRNIPKRRGKWIWRCHIDASHPYRPIWKYLREFIKDYDASIFSLAAFAQPLPHKQFLIAPSIDPLSEKNIDIDLPEIEAIVSAFGIDLSRPIMTQVSRYDYFKDPVGVIQAYKLTKKFVPDLQLVLAGGEATDDPEGQAVLEEVNIAAEGDSDIHILLLASDAHRTINALQRASDIVLQKSTKEGFGLTVTEAMWKGKPVIGGDTGGIRMQVVNHQTGFLVSTPEGAALRARYLLFHRDLLEEMGRKARNFVKENFLLTRHLREYLTTMVSILHSKGDRIELE, from the coding sequence ATGACCCATACTACCCTCGAAAAGTACGCCGAAATCGTGGGAAATGATGTTATCGATCAGTTGCATCAGCTCGTTACTTCCCTGAAAGATATAAAAGTCGTGCATATCAATTCGACCAAAAGTGGTGGTGGAGTGGCTGAGATCCTGAATAAGCTGATTCCATTGAAAAACGAACTGGGTATTGATGCCAGGTGGGAAGTGATAGAAGGGAATGATGATTTTTTCAAATGTACAAAGAATTTTCATAACGCCCTTCAAGGTAATAATGTTGAGATAACCCGCACTCTTCTGGAAGAATACGAAAAGGTGAATTCTGATAATGCTGATAGACTCAGGGATATTCTGACGGATGCTGATATCGTTTTTATCCACGATCCACAACCGGCACCCTTACTGAGAAACATACCTAAACGGCGGGGTAAGTGGATCTGGAGGTGTCACATAGACGCGAGCCATCCTTATCGGCCGATTTGGAAATACCTGCGGGAGTTTATAAAAGATTATGATGCCAGTATTTTTTCTCTTGCAGCTTTCGCCCAGCCTCTTCCGCACAAGCAATTTCTCATAGCGCCAAGCATTGATCCGTTAAGTGAAAAAAATATCGATATTGATCTCCCGGAAATTGAAGCGATCGTATCAGCCTTTGGGATAGATCTTTCCAGACCAATAATGACTCAGGTTTCCAGGTATGATTATTTCAAAGACCCTGTCGGAGTGATCCAGGCCTACAAACTTACAAAAAAGTTCGTACCTGATCTTCAGCTTGTACTTGCGGGAGGAGAGGCGACGGATGATCCGGAAGGACAGGCAGTGCTTGAAGAAGTAAATATAGCCGCGGAAGGTGACAGTGATATTCACATTCTTTTGCTTGCTTCCGATGCTCACAGAACGATCAACGCTCTTCAACGGGCATCAGATATTGTTCTTCAGAAATCAACGAAAGAAGGTTTCGGCCTGACTGTCACCGAGGCGATGTGGAAAGGAAAACCTGTTATCGGGGGGGATACTGGAGGAATACGCATGCAGGTCGTAAACCATCAAACAGGTTTTCTCGTCAGCACACCCGAAGGCGCCGCATTGAGGGCGAGATACCTGTTGTTCCACAGGGATCTGCTCGAGGAAATGGGACGAAAGGCAAGAAATTTTGTTAAGGAGAATTTTCTACTTACACGACATCTAAGGGAATATCTCACAACTATGGTTTCGATACTTCACTCAAAGGGGGATAGGATCGAACTCGAATAA